One stretch of Pseudomonas sp. NC02 DNA includes these proteins:
- the purU gene encoding formyltetrahydrofolate deformylase, which produces MRTFRLVIACPDRVGIVAKVSNFLASHNGWITEASHHSDNLSGWFFMRHEIRADTLPFGLEAFREAFAPIAEEFSMTWRITDTEQKKRVVLMASRESHCLADLLHRWHSDELDCEISCVISNHDDLRSMVEWHGIPYYHVPVNPQDKEPAFAEVSRLVKQHDADVVVLARYMQILPPELCSEYAGKVINIHHSFLPSFVGAKPYHQASLRGVKLIGATCHYVTEELDAGPIIEQDVVRVSHSDSIEDMVRFGRDVEKMVLARGLRYHLEDRVLVHGNKTVVF; this is translated from the coding sequence ATGCGCACTTTTCGGCTGGTGATTGCTTGCCCGGACCGGGTTGGCATCGTTGCCAAGGTCAGTAACTTTCTGGCTTCCCACAACGGTTGGATCACCGAAGCGAGCCATCACTCGGACAATCTCAGCGGCTGGTTTTTCATGCGTCACGAAATTCGTGCCGATACGCTGCCCTTTGGTCTAGAGGCATTTCGCGAGGCATTTGCGCCGATCGCTGAAGAGTTCTCGATGACCTGGCGCATCACCGACACGGAACAGAAAAAACGCGTGGTCCTGATGGCCAGTCGTGAGTCCCACTGCCTGGCAGACCTGCTGCACCGCTGGCACAGCGATGAACTGGACTGCGAGATCTCCTGCGTGATCTCCAATCACGACGACCTGCGCAGCATGGTCGAGTGGCATGGCATTCCGTACTACCACGTCCCGGTCAACCCGCAGGACAAGGAGCCGGCCTTTGCCGAGGTCTCGCGCCTGGTCAAGCAGCACGATGCGGACGTCGTGGTACTGGCGCGCTACATGCAGATTCTGCCGCCGGAGTTGTGCAGTGAATACGCTGGCAAGGTGATCAATATTCACCACAGTTTCCTGCCATCGTTTGTGGGTGCCAAGCCGTATCACCAGGCATCCCTGCGTGGCGTGAAGCTGATCGGTGCAACGTGCCACTACGTCACCGAAGAGTTGGACGCCGGTCCCATCATCGAGCAGGACGTGGTGCGTGTCAGCCATAGCGACAGCATCGAAGACATGGTCCGTTTTGGCCGTGACGTCGAGAAGATGGTGCTGGCTCGCGGCCTGCGCTATCACCTGGAAGACCGGGTACTGGTGCACGGCAACAAGACTGTCGTGTTCTGA
- the mvaT gene encoding histone-like nucleoid-structuring protein MvaT, with product MSLINEYRATEEAIKELQARLKNLSQDDKLQTELEFEGKLRTLMGEYSKSLRDIIALLDPDSKVKAPRGAVKATGTKRARKVKQYKNPHNGEVIETKGGNHKTLKEWKAKWGGDVVEGWATLLG from the coding sequence ATGTCCCTGATCAACGAATATCGCGCCACCGAAGAAGCTATCAAAGAGCTGCAAGCCCGTTTGAAGAACCTGTCCCAAGACGACAAACTGCAAACCGAGCTGGAATTCGAAGGCAAATTGCGCACCCTGATGGGCGAATACTCCAAATCCCTGCGTGACATCATCGCGCTGCTGGATCCGGATTCGAAAGTTAAGGCTCCACGTGGCGCCGTAAAAGCTACCGGCACCAAGCGTGCACGCAAGGTTAAACAATACAAAAACCCGCACAACGGCGAAGTGATTGAAACCAAAGGTGGCAACCACAAGACTCTGAAAGAGTGGAAAGCCAAGTGGGGCGGCGACGTGGTTGAAGGCTGGGCTACCCTGCTGGGCTAA
- the sbcB gene encoding exodeoxyribonuclease I has product MTTIFWYDYETTGINPRTDRPLQVAGIRTDLELNEVGPPVNLYCHPSDDILPHPAACAITGITPGVLAEKGLAEADFMTRVHAELATPGTCGAGYNTLRFDDEMTRYSLYRNFFDPYAREWQGGNSRWDLIDVVRTAYALRPDGIVWPEQDGRVTLKLERLTAANGIDHGQAHDALSDVRATIALARLIREKQPKLYDWLFQLRSKQRVMDQVRLLQPMVHISGRFSAERHYLGVVLPLAWHPRNRNALIVCDLGLDPQGLLDEDADTLRRRLYTRRDELAEGELPVPLKLLHINRCPVVAPLSVLRPQDRERLQLDMDECDARALRLSDAQELWRDKLAAIYAEEDFAPSADPEQQLYDGFIGDRDRRLCEQVRVAEPAQLARQQWPFDDERLPELLFRYRARNFPDTLNSEEQQRWRVFCQQRLSDPQWGAPNTLEGFKQACLELAVSATPFQRQVLDEWQEYVDALATRMSL; this is encoded by the coding sequence GTGACCACCATTTTCTGGTACGACTATGAAACCACCGGCATCAATCCGCGTACCGACCGCCCGCTGCAGGTAGCCGGTATTCGCACCGACCTCGAGCTTAACGAGGTCGGGCCGCCGGTCAATCTCTACTGCCACCCCAGCGACGATATCCTGCCGCATCCGGCAGCGTGCGCGATCACTGGCATCACTCCCGGCGTGCTGGCGGAAAAAGGCCTGGCCGAAGCCGACTTCATGACCCGGGTGCACGCCGAGCTGGCCACCCCGGGCACTTGCGGGGCCGGCTACAACACCTTGCGTTTTGACGATGAGATGACGCGCTACAGCTTGTACCGCAATTTCTTCGATCCCTATGCCCGGGAATGGCAGGGCGGCAACAGCCGCTGGGACCTGATCGACGTGGTGCGCACTGCCTACGCCCTGCGCCCTGACGGGATCGTCTGGCCGGAACAGGACGGGCGCGTCACCCTCAAGCTTGAGCGCTTGACGGCCGCCAACGGCATCGACCACGGCCAGGCCCACGACGCCTTGTCCGATGTGCGCGCCACCATCGCCCTGGCCCGGTTGATCCGCGAGAAGCAACCCAAGCTCTATGACTGGCTGTTTCAACTGCGTAGCAAACAACGGGTCATGGACCAGGTGCGGTTGTTGCAGCCGATGGTGCATATTTCCGGTCGTTTTTCTGCCGAGCGTCATTACCTGGGGGTGGTGCTGCCGCTGGCGTGGCACCCGCGCAATCGCAATGCATTGATCGTCTGCGACCTGGGTCTCGATCCGCAAGGGCTGTTGGACGAGGACGCCGATACCTTGCGCCGGCGCTTATATACTCGCCGCGACGAACTGGCCGAAGGTGAGTTGCCGGTACCGCTCAAGTTGCTGCACATCAATCGTTGCCCGGTGGTCGCACCGTTGAGCGTGCTTCGGCCGCAAGACCGCGAGCGTTTGCAGCTGGATATGGATGAGTGTGATGCGCGGGCCCTGCGGCTAAGCGACGCACAGGAACTATGGCGCGATAAACTGGCGGCGATTTACGCCGAGGAAGATTTTGCGCCAAGCGCCGATCCCGAGCAGCAGCTATACGATGGTTTTATCGGGGATCGTGATCGACGTTTATGTGAGCAAGTGAGAGTCGCCGAGCCGGCGCAACTAGCGCGCCAGCAATGGCCTTTCGATGATGAACGTTTGCCTGAATTATTATTTCGCTATCGTGCACGCAACTTTCCAGACACCTTGAATAGTGAAGAGCAACAACGCTGGAGAGTTTTCTGTCAGCAACGTTTGTCAGACCCTCAATGGGGCGCGCCAAACACCCTTGAGGGTTTTAAGCAGGCGTGTCTTGAGTTGGCTGTTAGTGCCACACCGTTTCAGCGCCAGGTGCTTGATGAATGGCAGGAGTATGTTGATGCCTTAGCGACTCGAATGAGTCTGTAA
- a CDS encoding RDD family protein → MPPAPLDTRYQIETPEGIDLPLRPAGLLVRSLAFAFDLGLRGLILGILFIALAFLGNLGIGLGSLLLFLVSWWYMVLFEVLNQGCSPGKQVMGLRVVQDDGTPIGWSASLIRNLLRFVDMLPFGYFLGAISCLQHPNFKRLGDLAAGTLVIYREQPLSRPQVPQAPALRLPFALELNEQRAILSFAERQGELSAERVNELAAILATPLQVSPARAVAELNGVARGLLGPA, encoded by the coding sequence ATGCCACCTGCGCCACTGGATACCCGCTACCAGATCGAGACCCCGGAGGGTATCGACCTGCCCCTGCGCCCGGCCGGCCTGCTGGTACGCTCACTGGCCTTTGCCTTCGACCTGGGTTTGCGCGGCCTGATTCTCGGCATCCTGTTTATCGCATTGGCCTTTCTCGGCAACCTGGGCATTGGCCTGGGTTCGCTGCTGCTGTTCCTCGTCAGTTGGTGGTACATGGTGCTTTTCGAAGTGCTCAACCAGGGCTGCTCGCCCGGCAAGCAGGTCATGGGCCTGCGGGTGGTACAGGACGACGGCACGCCCATCGGCTGGTCCGCCTCGCTGATCCGTAACCTGCTGCGTTTTGTCGACATGCTGCCCTTCGGCTATTTCCTCGGCGCCATCAGTTGCCTGCAACACCCCAACTTCAAGCGCCTGGGCGACCTGGCGGCCGGGACCCTGGTGATCTACCGCGAACAACCGCTTTCCCGCCCGCAAGTGCCCCAGGCCCCGGCGCTGCGCCTGCCGTTCGCCCTTGAGCTGAACGAACAACGGGCGATTCTCAGCTTCGCCGAACGCCAGGGCGAACTGTCGGCCGAACGGGTCAACGAACTGGCCGCTATCCTGGCCACGCCCCTGCAGGTCTCCCCTGCCCGCGCCGTGGCAGAACTCAACGGTGTGGCCCGCGGATTGTTGGGGCCAGCATGA
- a CDS encoding stage II sporulation protein M, producing the protein MKQSLFESRHQPQWQAFAEQLTQLEKGKAKGADFVDFPHQYRQLCQHLALAQERGYSSYLVDPLQQLALRGHQQLYRHRSRMGANVLSFLLADFPRLVRAQWPFVLAAGLLFFGSLLGIALLVYLFPDLIYSIVSPRQVAEMQSMYNPDASRLGRAAERASSEDWMMFGYYVMHNIGIAFQTFAAGLLFGLGSVFFLFFNGLIIGAVAGHLTQIGYGQTFWSFVIGHGAFELSAIALAGAAGLQLGWALIAPGPLTRGESLRLAARKSVQMICGVMVFLLIAAFIEAYWSSTNAVAPWVKYLVGTALWLLMAAYLLFAGRNRHAPE; encoded by the coding sequence ATGAAACAGAGTCTTTTCGAAAGCCGTCATCAGCCACAATGGCAAGCCTTTGCCGAGCAGTTGACGCAGTTGGAGAAAGGCAAAGCCAAAGGCGCCGACTTCGTCGACTTCCCTCATCAATACCGGCAGTTGTGCCAGCACCTGGCCCTGGCCCAGGAGCGCGGCTACAGCAGCTACCTGGTGGACCCGTTGCAGCAGCTTGCCTTGCGCGGCCATCAACAGTTGTATCGTCATCGCAGCCGGATGGGGGCAAACGTGCTGAGCTTCCTGCTGGCCGATTTCCCCAGGCTGGTTCGCGCGCAATGGCCATTTGTGCTGGCTGCCGGCCTGCTGTTCTTTGGCAGCCTGCTCGGCATTGCCTTGCTGGTGTACCTGTTTCCGGACTTGATCTACAGCATCGTCAGCCCTCGGCAGGTGGCCGAGATGCAGTCCATGTACAACCCCGATGCCAGCCGCCTGGGCCGGGCAGCCGAGCGCGCTTCCAGCGAAGACTGGATGATGTTCGGCTACTACGTGATGCACAACATCGGTATCGCCTTCCAGACCTTTGCCGCCGGGTTGCTGTTCGGCCTGGGCAGCGTATTTTTCCTGTTCTTCAATGGCCTGATCATTGGCGCCGTTGCCGGGCACCTGACGCAAATCGGCTACGGGCAAACGTTCTGGTCATTTGTCATCGGCCATGGCGCCTTCGAGCTCAGCGCAATTGCCCTGGCTGGCGCGGCTGGCCTGCAACTGGGCTGGGCGCTGATTGCACCGGGGCCCCTCACCAGAGGCGAATCCCTGCGCCTGGCCGCGCGCAAAAGTGTGCAAATGATTTGTGGTGTGATGGTGTTCCTGCTGATCGCCGCGTTTATCGAGGCGTACTGGTCGTCCACCAATGCCGTGGCGCCGTGGGTCAAGTACCTGGTCGGCACCGCCCTGTGGTTGCTGATGGCGGCCTACCTGCTGTTTGCCGGACGGAATCGCCATGCGCCTGAGTGA
- a CDS encoding DUF4129 domain-containing protein, translating to MRLSDASVVIRPRTSWEAMDLGILLAREHRLLLMSSWAIVTLPVFALFSVLLWNHPTTALLLFWWLKPAFDRLPLYILSKALFGETPSLKQALRQSPRLLKGQLLASLTWRRFSLSRSFEMPVVQLEGLQGQARQQRLGVLQQRNAGAARWLTLIGVHLEIALWFGLMAVFYFFLPQEVERDWDWQQLVLTAGHDWRWLEHLTNMFYALILVFWEPIYVACGFSLYLNRRTVLEAWDLELVFRRMRQRLSGVASLLLLVAGLTLIPPIPSAWADEPVPQTPLTTQSASHSIKTLLEQPPFKNPETLTRYRFGEDKAADKNKAAGDAKLPAWLESLLKNLNSDSFKHIAKGLEVLLWGLLAGGLALVIWRYRDWLHAFVSRRSPRKPKAAKPVPSQLFGLELGADTLPEDIADAAEQLWATQPREALGLLYRGLLSRLLHDFNLPLKSADTEGEVLERIRQLQQPQLLAFSGELTRYWQNLAYGHRLPPALAQQQLCSDWRTLFGSGAAQ from the coding sequence ATGCGCCTGAGTGATGCCAGCGTCGTGATCCGCCCGCGTACCTCCTGGGAGGCCATGGACCTCGGCATCCTGCTGGCCCGGGAACATCGACTGCTGTTGATGAGCAGTTGGGCCATCGTGACCTTGCCGGTCTTCGCCCTGTTCAGCGTGCTGCTGTGGAATCACCCCACCACGGCGCTGTTGCTGTTCTGGTGGTTGAAACCCGCCTTCGACCGCCTGCCACTGTATATCCTGTCCAAGGCCCTGTTCGGCGAAACACCCAGCCTGAAACAAGCGCTGCGCCAATCGCCGCGGCTGCTCAAGGGCCAACTGCTGGCCAGCCTGACCTGGCGGCGCTTCAGCCTCAGCCGTAGCTTCGAGATGCCGGTGGTCCAGCTCGAAGGGCTGCAAGGCCAGGCGCGCCAACAACGTCTCGGGGTGTTGCAGCAGCGCAACGCAGGCGCCGCGCGCTGGCTGACCCTGATCGGGGTGCACCTGGAAATCGCCCTGTGGTTCGGGTTGATGGCCGTGTTCTATTTCTTCCTGCCGCAAGAGGTCGAACGCGACTGGGATTGGCAGCAACTGGTGCTCACCGCCGGCCACGACTGGCGTTGGCTGGAGCACCTGACCAACATGTTCTACGCCTTGATCCTGGTGTTCTGGGAGCCGATCTATGTCGCCTGTGGCTTCAGCCTTTACCTGAACCGCCGCACGGTGCTGGAAGCCTGGGACCTGGAACTGGTGTTCCGCCGAATGCGCCAGCGCCTGAGCGGTGTGGCGTCGCTGCTGTTGCTGGTGGCCGGGCTGACGCTGATTCCGCCGATCCCATCGGCATGGGCTGATGAACCGGTTCCCCAAACGCCGCTGACTACACAATCGGCCAGTCACTCGATCAAGACGCTGTTGGAGCAGCCACCGTTCAAGAACCCGGAAACGCTCACTCGCTACCGCTTCGGCGAGGATAAAGCAGCCGACAAAAACAAAGCGGCAGGTGATGCCAAGCTGCCAGCCTGGCTGGAATCATTGCTGAAAAACCTCAACAGTGATTCGTTCAAGCACATCGCCAAGGGCCTTGAAGTACTGCTCTGGGGATTGCTGGCAGGTGGCCTGGCACTGGTGATCTGGCGCTACCGCGACTGGCTGCATGCCTTTGTCAGCCGCCGCAGCCCGCGCAAACCCAAGGCTGCCAAACCCGTGCCTTCGCAGCTGTTCGGCCTTGAACTGGGGGCTGACACCTTGCCCGAAGACATCGCAGACGCCGCCGAACAGCTGTGGGCAACACAGCCCCGGGAAGCCCTCGGCCTGCTCTACCGTGGGTTGCTCAGCCGCTTGCTGCACGACTTCAACCTGCCGCTGAAAAGTGCCGACACGGAAGGTGAAGTCCTGGAACGTATCCGCCAACTGCAACAACCGCAGCTGCTGGCATTCAGCGGTGAGCTGACCCGTTACTGGCAAAACCTTGCCTATGGCCATCGCCTGCCGCCTGCCTTGGCGCAACAACAGCTATGCAGCGATTGGCGAACCCTGTTCGGTTCGGGAGCGGCGCAATGA
- a CDS encoding DUF4350 domain-containing protein, which translates to MNRPLLWVGLLVAGLLAAGGFYAWHKAIPYQEVVDRGPSPEALANPYLAAEHFLRQQGLVVEHANSLERLASLSPKGNSLLLLGERSNMSPPQVDQLLQWTRAGGHLLLVAEALWDEDTGESGDLLLDRVQIHQSFSEEFDAPAPARKKKTPDLTKLYVDNETAPAYFSFDTDFNLTDPRHLAQFSANSARSTHLMQVNLGQGRVTVVTDSDLWKNPGIGLHDNAWLLWYLSQGTQVTLLFNTDVEDLFSLLLRYFPQALVALAALIALGLWHASLRQGPIRQPAPKARRQLQEHLNASADFLLRRSGQDSLLQALQRDIQRTARRRHPGFEHLDTAEQLRVLERLTRQPSLVISQALGPPATKRLSSADFSRQVACLQTLRNAL; encoded by the coding sequence ATGAACCGGCCGTTGCTGTGGGTCGGGCTGCTGGTCGCGGGCTTGCTGGCAGCCGGCGGTTTTTATGCCTGGCACAAGGCGATTCCTTATCAGGAAGTGGTCGATCGCGGCCCTTCACCCGAAGCCCTGGCCAACCCCTACCTGGCAGCTGAACACTTTCTGCGCCAGCAGGGCCTGGTGGTGGAACATGCCAACAGCCTCGAACGGCTGGCCAGCCTTTCGCCCAAGGGCAACAGCCTGCTGTTGCTGGGCGAGCGCAGCAACATGAGCCCGCCCCAGGTTGATCAATTGCTGCAGTGGACCCGGGCTGGCGGCCATCTGCTGCTGGTAGCCGAAGCGCTGTGGGATGAGGACACCGGTGAAAGTGGCGACCTGTTGCTGGATCGTGTGCAGATACACCAATCCTTCAGTGAAGAATTCGACGCTCCGGCACCCGCGCGTAAAAAGAAAACGCCGGACCTGACCAAACTCTATGTGGACAACGAAACAGCGCCGGCCTATTTCAGCTTCGACACCGACTTCAACCTCACCGACCCCAGGCACCTGGCACAATTCTCGGCCAACAGCGCCCGGTCGACGCACCTGATGCAGGTCAACCTCGGGCAAGGGCGTGTGACCGTGGTCACCGACAGCGACCTGTGGAAAAACCCGGGCATCGGCCTGCACGATAACGCGTGGCTGCTCTGGTACCTGAGCCAGGGCACCCAGGTCACACTGCTATTCAACACTGATGTCGAGGACCTGTTCAGCCTGTTGTTGCGCTACTTCCCCCAGGCACTGGTGGCACTTGCCGCACTGATCGCCCTGGGCCTCTGGCACGCCAGCCTGCGCCAGGGTCCGATCCGGCAACCGGCGCCCAAGGCACGGCGGCAATTGCAGGAACACTTGAACGCCAGTGCCGACTTCCTGTTGCGCCGCAGCGGGCAAGACAGCTTGCTGCAAGCTTTGCAGCGCGACATCCAGCGCACCGCTCGGCGCCGTCATCCCGGGTTCGAACACCTCGATACAGCCGAACAATTGCGGGTGCTTGAACGCCTGACCCGCCAACCCTCCCTTGTTATCAGCCAGGCCCTTGGCCCACCTGCGACGAAACGGCTCTCCAGCGCCGATTTCAGCCGCCAGGTGGCCTGCCTGCAAACCCTCAGGAATGCCCTATGA
- a CDS encoding MoxR family ATPase, whose product MSEFPATDPIQRASQLAQALRVELRKAVIGQDPVIDDVLTALIAGGHVLLEGVPGLGKTLLVRALARCFGGEFARIQFTPDLMPSDVTGHAVYDLHTEQFKLRKGPLFTNLLLADEINRAPAKTQAALLEAMQERQVTLEGEALPIGQPFMVLATQNPIEQEGTYPLPEAELDRFMLKVRMDYPEARQELDMVREVTRSSRADMLDVQPLRTVLQAEDVLLLQQIASELALDEQVLDYAVRLARTTRSWPGLTIGAGPRASIALVRGARARALLRGGEFVTPDDIKGCALAVLRHRVRIAPELDIDGLEVDQVLRQLLDQVPAPRQ is encoded by the coding sequence ATGAGCGAATTTCCCGCCACTGACCCGATTCAGCGCGCCAGCCAACTGGCCCAGGCCTTGCGCGTCGAACTGCGCAAGGCGGTTATCGGTCAGGACCCGGTGATCGATGACGTGCTCACGGCGTTGATCGCGGGCGGCCATGTGTTGCTTGAGGGGGTTCCCGGCCTGGGCAAGACCTTGCTGGTACGCGCGCTGGCACGCTGTTTTGGAGGCGAGTTCGCGCGCATCCAGTTCACCCCGGACCTGATGCCCAGCGACGTGACCGGCCATGCCGTATACGACCTGCATACCGAACAGTTCAAGCTGCGCAAGGGACCGTTGTTCACCAACCTGCTGTTGGCTGACGAGATCAACCGTGCCCCGGCGAAAACCCAGGCAGCGTTGCTGGAAGCCATGCAGGAACGCCAGGTAACCCTTGAAGGCGAGGCGCTGCCCATCGGCCAGCCGTTCATGGTACTGGCCACCCAGAACCCCATCGAGCAGGAAGGTACTTACCCGTTGCCCGAAGCCGAACTGGACCGTTTCATGCTCAAGGTGCGCATGGACTATCCCGAGGCACGGCAGGAACTGGACATGGTGCGCGAAGTCACCCGCTCGTCCCGAGCCGACATGCTCGACGTACAGCCGCTGCGCACGGTGCTGCAAGCCGAAGACGTGCTGCTGTTGCAACAGATTGCCAGCGAGTTGGCGCTGGATGAGCAGGTGCTCGACTACGCCGTGCGCTTGGCCCGCACTACGCGCAGTTGGCCGGGCCTGACCATCGGCGCCGGGCCCCGGGCCTCCATCGCCCTGGTTCGCGGTGCACGGGCGCGGGCCTTGCTGCGCGGGGGCGAGTTCGTGACCCCGGACGACATCAAGGGCTGCGCCCTGGCAGTGTTGCGCCATCGGGTGCGTATTGCCCCGGAGCTGGATATCGACGGGTTGGAAGTCGACCAGGTGCTCCGGCAATTGCTGGACCAGGTCCCGGCGCCACGCCAATGA
- a CDS encoding DUF58 domain-containing protein, with translation MRPTRLLLTWLGVLLGLSILLGALVALQVKVPDALHSVTWGLLLALLLLALLDASRLRRRPSPRVRRQMPGSLALGRWGEVRVSLEHDYPQPLAVQVFDHVPDGLAVEDLPQSIELRPGEHSELGYRLRPQRRGHFSFTRCEVHLPSALGLWSARRLIDVSDATRVYPDFARLYGAQLLAVDNWLNQLGVRQRQRRGLGLEFHQLREFREGDSLRQIDWKATARQRTPIAREYQDERDQQIMFMLDCGRRMRSQDAELSHFDHALNACLLLSYVALRQGDAVGLCTFACDQPRYLAPVKGSGQLNLLLNAVYDLDTSRRTADYQAAANQLLARQKRRSLVIVVTNLRDEDDEELLSAVKRLSRQHRVLVASLREEVLDQLRQAPVQTLPEALAYCGNVDYLNTRDELHDRLNAHGLSVLDTLPSDLGAALVTRYLGWKKAGAL, from the coding sequence ATGAGACCAACCCGCCTGCTGTTGACCTGGCTCGGTGTACTGCTGGGCCTGAGTATCCTGCTCGGCGCACTGGTGGCGCTACAGGTCAAGGTGCCAGACGCCCTGCACTCAGTGACGTGGGGCCTGCTGCTGGCCCTGTTGCTGCTGGCCCTGCTGGATGCCAGCCGCCTGCGCCGCCGGCCGTCCCCGCGCGTGCGACGGCAGATGCCCGGCAGCCTGGCACTGGGGCGCTGGGGGGAAGTGCGGGTAAGCCTGGAGCACGATTATCCCCAGCCGTTGGCGGTCCAGGTATTCGATCATGTGCCTGACGGCCTGGCGGTGGAGGACCTGCCGCAGTCCATCGAACTGCGGCCCGGCGAGCACAGTGAACTGGGTTATCGGCTAAGGCCCCAAAGGCGCGGGCATTTCAGCTTTACCCGCTGTGAAGTGCATCTGCCCAGCGCCCTGGGGCTATGGTCGGCCCGGCGCCTGATCGACGTCAGCGACGCCACCCGGGTCTACCCGGACTTCGCACGCCTGTATGGCGCGCAGTTGCTGGCGGTGGACAACTGGCTCAACCAGCTGGGCGTACGCCAGCGGCAACGGCGTGGGCTGGGCCTGGAGTTTCACCAGCTGCGTGAGTTTCGCGAAGGTGACAGCCTGCGCCAGATCGACTGGAAAGCCACCGCCCGGCAACGCACGCCCATTGCCAGGGAGTACCAGGACGAGCGCGACCAGCAGATCATGTTCATGCTCGATTGTGGCCGGCGCATGCGCAGCCAGGACGCCGAATTGTCGCACTTCGACCACGCCCTCAACGCTTGCCTGCTGCTCAGCTATGTCGCCCTGCGCCAAGGTGATGCCGTGGGGCTCTGCACGTTTGCCTGCGACCAGCCGCGCTACCTGGCCCCTGTCAAGGGCAGCGGCCAGCTCAACCTGCTGCTGAATGCGGTATATGACCTGGACACTTCCCGGCGTACCGCCGATTACCAGGCAGCCGCCAACCAACTGCTGGCTCGACAGAAACGCCGTTCGTTAGTGATCGTAGTGACCAATTTGCGCGATGAGGATGATGAAGAATTGCTGAGCGCCGTTAAACGCCTCAGTCGCCAGCATCGGGTACTGGTTGCCAGCCTGCGGGAGGAGGTCCTTGACCAGTTGCGCCAGGCCCCCGTGCAAACCCTGCCCGAAGCCCTGGCCTATTGCGGGAATGTCGACTATCTCAACACCCGGGACGAACTCCACGACCGCTTGAACGCCCACGGGCTGTCGGTACTGGACACACTGCCTTCGGACCTGGGTGCCGCCCTGGTGACCCGCTACCTGGGCTGGAAAAAAGCCGGCGCGCTATGA
- a CDS encoding PilZ domain-containing protein has protein sequence MFTHRRIERHQLPCFLQVFNRLTDKPIGYLGNVSEQGLMLISQLPMMVDVEFELRLKIPGPEGEVQAVDLTATCLWCHEDINPQHYDSGFSISQAPAEYGEVISALLDYFSFDPLQASA, from the coding sequence ATGTTTACTCACCGACGGATCGAGCGGCATCAGTTACCTTGCTTCCTTCAAGTGTTCAACCGCCTGACGGACAAGCCAATCGGCTATCTGGGCAATGTTTCCGAGCAGGGCCTGATGTTGATCAGCCAGTTACCCATGATGGTCGATGTGGAGTTCGAGCTGCGCTTGAAGATCCCCGGGCCTGAGGGTGAGGTGCAGGCGGTAGACCTCACGGCCACCTGCCTGTGGTGTCATGAGGATATAAACCCCCAGCATTACGATTCCGGGTTCAGCATATCCCAGGCCCCTGCCGAATATGGGGAGGTGATCAGCGCGCTGCTGGATTACTTCAGCTTTGATCCGTTGCAGGCCTCTGCCTAG
- a CDS encoding tol-pal system YbgF family protein, translating to MRIVIIAALAVSVVGCTRWSMDHHLNNAYRAYGVGDCQRVTLELSQVDRESRSRRYVQPEVSMLRGQCLEREKLFVDAAQTYQFIISQYPASEYAFRARARLDTLQQLGHYPGASVAQPRPASL from the coding sequence ATGCGAATCGTGATCATTGCTGCCCTGGCCGTCAGTGTTGTCGGCTGCACCCGTTGGTCGATGGACCATCATTTGAACAATGCGTACCGCGCCTACGGTGTGGGCGATTGCCAGCGGGTCACCCTTGAGTTGTCCCAGGTCGACCGTGAAAGCCGTTCCCGGCGCTACGTGCAACCGGAAGTCTCGATGTTGCGCGGGCAGTGCCTGGAGCGCGAGAAGCTGTTTGTCGATGCGGCGCAAACCTATCAGTTCATCATCAGCCAGTACCCGGCGAGCGAGTACGCATTCCGTGCCCGTGCCCGTTTGGATACCCTGCAGCAACTGGGGCATTACCCCGGCGCGAGCGTTGCTCAGCCGCGGCCGGCGTCGTTGTGA